One genomic region from Daphnia magna isolate NIES linkage group LG10, ASM2063170v1.1, whole genome shotgun sequence encodes:
- the LOC116932657 gene encoding paraplegin, with translation MAQLLSNKSRLVSLFQKCGRHLNNTTLSECRSFLYLRRDGFASSSRINKTWLNRKNLFVIKQEYSAVLRLVQRSLPKYNDFPSHTRGFSSSSQHMQSNKDPPDDKKDNNDDKRIRSMLAKAMMWMFTGYMLITIVSLMFPGGNQPEIVRYVSWTEFLHHMLAKGEVAEIIVRPDVDIVTIVLHEGAVIKGRRMDHRTFHMNIIDTNKFEEKLRAAEQRLGISAGQGVPIIYERNADTAGRLLTTLIAAAIVISILSRMKGFKSPISMDSFTQMARAKFTLVDPLTGGGKGVRFADVAGLKEVKVEVMEFVDYLKRPEHYKKLGAKVPKGALLLGPPGCGKTLLAKAVATEASVPFLSMNGSEFIEMIGGLGAARVRDLFKEARKRAPCIVYIDEIDAIGRQRSQGSGSLDGASGESEQTLNQLLVEMDGMATREGVLMLASTNRADVLDKALLRPGRFDRHIMIDLPTLEERKEIFEHHLKSIKMEKSPSFYSKRMASLTPGFSGADIASVCNEAALRAARDLGKIVTAFHLEYAVERVVGGLEKRSSVIAPKEKRIVAYHECGHALVGWLLPHTDALLKVTIVPRTSQALGFAQYTPTDKRLYSTEELFERMCMALGGRVAESITFNRVTTGAQNDLQKVTRMAYSQVKTYGMSSLGLISFPEEDRNSREFGRRPYSKRLANTMDNEARSIIARAYKRTEALLIQHRQMLEKLAEELLIKETLNFHDVEALIGPPPHGQKQFIEPLQFEAEISEQAGIPPGRSQPPPPPPSDD, from the exons ATGGCACAGTTATTATCAAACAAATCAAGACTAGTATCCCTTTTTCAGAAATGTGGCCGACATTTAAATAATACCACCTTAAGTGAATGTCGTTCTTTCTTGTACCTACGCCGAGACGGTTTCGCGAGCTCATCCCGTATAAATAAAACCTGGTTAAACAGAAAG AATCTCTTTGTTATAAAACAAGAATATTCTGCCGTTCTCCGTCTTGTACAAAGATCACTTCCTAAATACAATGACTTTCCAAGTCACACAAGAGGATTTTCGTCCTCCTCCCAACATATGCAATCAAACAAAGACCCGCCTGATGACAAAAAGGACAATAACGATGACAAGAGAATTCGATCTATGTTGGCAAAAGCAATGATGTGGATGTTTACAGGTTACATGTTAATCACAATTGTCTCACTTATGTTTCCTGGAGGAAACCAGCCAGAGATTGTTAG GTATGTCTCGTGGACAGAATTTCTTCATCATATGTTAGCGAAGGGTGAAGTGGCCGAGATCATTGTTCGTCCCGATGTTGATATCGTTACGATCGTTTTGCACGAAGGAGCCGTGATCAAGGGCCGTAGAATGGATCACCGTACGTTTCATATGAACATCATCGACACCAATAAATTTGAGGAGAAATTGCGAGCCGCAGAACAGAGACTGGGCATCTCCGCAGGGCAAGGTGTACCCATCATTTACGAACGAAACGCAGACACAGCAGGTCGATTGCTGACCACTTTAATCGCCGCAGCCATCGTTATCTCTATTCTTTCGCGAATGAAAGGTTTCAAATCGCCCATTTCAATGGACTCTTTT ACACAAATGGCCCGAGCGAAATTCACCCTGGTCGATCCTTTAACTGGTGGGGGTAAAGGCGTTCGCTTCGCCGATGTCGCTGGCCTCAAAGAAGTCAAAGTAGAAGTCATGGAATTTGTGGATTACCTTAAAAGACCAGAGCATTACAAGAAATTAGGTGCCAAA GTACCTAAAGGAGCCTTGTTACTGGGCCCTCCTGGTTGTGGAAAGACGTTACTAGCAAAGGCTGTAGCCACTGAAGCTTCCGTGCCATTTTTGTCGATGAATGGATCAGAATTCATCGAAATGATTGGTGGATTGGGGGCAGCCCGTGTTCG TGACTTGTTTAAAGAGGCACGTAAGAGAGCGCCTTGTATTGTTTACATTGACGAGATCGACGCCATCGGTCGCCAGCGTTCACAGGGCAGCGGTTCACTTGACGGGGCATCTGGCGAAAGCGAGCAGACTTTAAATCAACTCCTCGTAGAAATGGACGGCATGGCCACCCGCGAAGGTGTCCTGATGTTAGCCTCAACCAACCGTGCTGACGTGCTGGACAAGGCGCTGTTGCGTCCTGGCCGTTTCGACCGTCACATCATGATCGATCTACCCACTCTCGAGGAACGCAAAGAGATTTTTGAGCATCATTTGAAGTCGATTAAAATGGAGAAAAGTCCATCGTTTTATTCCAAGCGAATGGCGTCTCTGACTCCTGGATTCAGTGGCGCTGACATTGCCAGCGTCTGCAACGAAGCAGCTTTGCGTGCTGCCCGTGACCTCGGCAAGATCGTCACAGCCTTCCATCTGGAATACGCCGTCGAACGCGTCGTGGGTGGTTTAGAAAAGCGATCATCGGTCATCGCTCCGAAGGAGAAGCGGATCGTGGCGTATCACGAATGTGGTCACGCTCTAGTCGGCTGGCTGCTTCCGCACACGGATGCCCTACTGAAAGTGACCATTGTCCCGCGTACGAGCCAGGCCCTCGGGTTCGCCCAATACACCCCCACGGACAAGCGGCTCTACTCCACCGAAGAGCTTTTCGAACGGATGTGCATGGCCTTGGGCGGCCGAGTGGCAGAATCCATTACGTTTAATCGCGTGACAACCGGAGCTCAAAACGATCTGCAGAAAGTTACCAGAATGGCCTATTCCCAG GTGAAAACGTACGGAATGAGTTCGTTGGGCCTCATTTCCTTTCCGGAAGAGGACCGCAATTCTAGAGAATTTGGCCGCCGACCGTACAGTAAAAGACTGGCCAATACGATGGATAACGAAGCTCGCAGTATTATCGCCCGGGCTTACAAACGGACAGAGGCTCTCTTAATTCAGCACCGCCAAATGCTTGAGAAG TTGGCGGAAGAGTTGCTGATCAAAGAGACGCTCAACTTCCATGATGTAGAAGCTTTAATTGGACCGCCTCCACACGGCCAGAAACAGTTTATCGAACCACTGCAGTTCGAGGCTGAAATTAGCGAACAGGCTGGCATTCCACCTGGAAGATCCCAGCCACCACCACCGCCACCCTCTGACGACTGa
- the LOC116932663 gene encoding collagen alpha-1(I) chain codes for MKIAVALLITVLASVAKAAPQYQREYPKQGAPTLSKGQWASLNPLQAENSDRDELAKQWASFLEYLPWLTGPPGPAGPPGQVGSPGGSSSYNQPQSITGPPGPPGAPGPVGPPGEKGETGASGANGEPGPQGNPGADGAPGPQGFTGAPGVDGSPGTAGSPGTPGQKGEAGNNGVDGAPGAPGAPGKDGYPGAQGPQGPKGETGAPGITLPSKIPGPAGPPGYPGKDGSPGAAGAPGGVGPVGPQGLQGPVGTDGAPGSPGSVGPKGEAGNPGYNGAPGKDGLPGIPSTQPGPVGPQGPAGTPGSNGAPGKDGSTGPAGAPGKDGLNGTPGSPGLQGEQGKTGKDGSPGPTGAPGTPGALGPQGLQGIPGPAGESGKSGPEGPTGPVGPAGEEGKSGPAGEPGTPGPQGPVGPIGPAGADGKPGLPGITGPVGPAGPPGPSASQAAYPKHEYKGASQAGYPKQEYKGAVPYSIPAPKDDWYSTR; via the exons ATGAAAATAGCAGTA GCTCTTTTGATCACCGTACTCGCCTCTGTAGCCAAGGCTGCCCCGCAGTACCAGCGTGAATACCCTAAACAAGGAGCTCCTACCCTTTCGAAGGGGCAATGGGCGTCTTTAAATCCTCTTCAAGCTGAAAACAGTGATCGTGATGAGCTTGCAAAGCAGTGGGCTAGCTTCCTTGA GTACCTTCCATGGCTGACAGGGCCTCCTGGACCTGCTGGACCGCCAGGTCAAGTAGGTAGCCCGGGTGGATCTTCTAGCTATAATCAGCCCCAATCCATTACCGGACCTCCTGGCCCTCCAGGAGCACCAGGACCTGTTGGTCCACCGGGCGAGAAGGGAGAAACAGGTGCATCGGGCGCTAATGGTGAACCTGGACCTCAAGGAAATCCCGGTGCTGATGGAGCTCCAGGTCCTCAGGGATTTACAGGGGCACCTGGCGTTGATGGATCCCCTGGAACCGCAGGATCTCCTGGTACTCCAGGACAAAAGGGTGAAGCTGGAAACAATGGCGTTGATGGAGCTCCTGGAGCACCAGGAGCCCCGGGTAAAGATGGGTATCCTGGAGCACAAGGTCCCCAAGGACCTAAAGGGGAAACTGGTGCTCCTGGGATCACACTTCCTTCTAAGATCCCTGGACCTGCTGGTCCCCCCGGATATCCTGGTAAGGATGGATCCCCCGGTGCTGCTGGTGCTCCAGGAGGTGTTGGACCAGTCGGGCCACAGGGATTGCAAGGACCTGTTGGCACAGATGGCGCTCCTGGTAGCCCTGGTAGTGTAGGTCCAAAAGGAGAAGCTGGAAATCCTGGCTATAACGGAGCTCCAGGAAAAGACGGACTTCCAGGCATTCCAAGCACGCAACCAGGCCCCGTAGGACCTCAAGGACCTGCTGGAACACCAGGCTCCAATGGAGCCCCAGGAAAGGACGGTTCCACTGGTCCAGCTGGCGCTCCAGGCAAAGATGGGCTTAATGGCACTCCTGGATCTCCAG GTTTGCAAGGAGAACAAGGCAAAACTGGTAAAGACGGTTCTCCTGGCCCAACTGGTGCTCCTGGTACACCAGGAGCTCTAGGACCTCAAGGTCTTCAAGGTATTCCAGGACCAGCTGGCGAATCTGGCAAGTCTGGCCCCGAAGGCCCGACTGGGCCTGTTGGACCTGCTggagaagaaggaaaatcTGGTCCGGCAGGCGAGCCTGGAACACCTGGTCCACAAGGACCCGTAGGACCTATCGGGCCAGCTGGAGCAGATGGTAAACCAGGCCTACCTGGAATTACAGGACCCGTGGGCCCTGCAGGTCCACCAGGACCTAGTGCAAGTCAAGCTGCATACCCCAAACATGAATACAAAGGCGCAAGTCAAGCTGGATACCCCAAACAGGAATACAAAGGCGCTGTGCCTTATAGCATACCGGCTCCGAAAGACGATTGGTACAGCACCAGGTAG
- the LOC116932664 gene encoding collagen alpha-1(III) chain, with the protein MKATAILLGFVVATYAVPQYGSIPQQAPTSNFHSNYANTSPAGGKPQLEDIQRQWAKFTEKLPWLQGPAGPPGPPGAPSGDQVQQTIVGPPGRPGAPGPAGRKGESGTPGNPGFAGGTGPQGLPGLDGAPGRPGRAGERGANGFPGAPGGPGFPGAKGVAGSNGAPGLIGAPGTPGKDGFNGLPGFQGVKGEPGPPGITLPSNVPGPAGAPGAPGKDGWPGLPGGPGPAGRVGPSGGVGSAGRPGGNGFPGAPGPKGEVGNPGINGQSGKDGLNGAPSTKPGPVGPQGPVGPPGFNGAPGKDGSSGSPGAPGKDGLPGGPGLPGGPGQPGKQGKDGLNGAPGVAGLPGGPGPVGPQGKPGASGFPGAQGSPGPAGSVGNSGPQGKPGAPGFPGSSGSPGPQGGQGPPGGFGPQGRPGTPGGPGPAGPAGAPGSPGNIVQPPAYNAPGQQPSYQATAQQHSSHSFQSLQPAYGR; encoded by the exons ATGAAGGCAACG GCGATTCTTCTGGGTTTTGTTGTCGCAACGTATGCCGTTCCGCAATACGGGTCTATCCCACAACAAGCGCCAACGTCGAACTTTCATAGCAATTACGCGAACACTAGCCCAGCAGGGGGCAAACCTCAACTAGAAGACATTCAAAGGCAATGGGCCAAGTTCACTGA AAAGCTACCATGGCTCCAAGGGCCTGCTGGTCCACCTGGCCCTCCAGGCGCACCTAGTGGGGATCAGGTTCAGCAAACAATAGTTGGCCCCCCTGGTCGTCCAGGAGCACCAGGACCTGCTGGACGTAAAGGAGAAAGTGGCACTCCTGGAAATCCTGGATTTGCTGGTGGAACTGGACCACAAGGACTACCTGGTCTTGACGGTGCTCCTGGTAGGCCTGGAAGAGCAGGTGAACGTGGAGCAAATGGATTTCCTGGCGCTCCTGGAGGACCTGGTTTCCCTGGTGCTAAAGGAGTGGCAGGATCTAACGGAGCACCTGGTCTCATTGGAGCTCCAGGGACTCCTGGAAAAGACGGTTTCAATGGATTGCCTGGATTTCAAGGGGTCAAAGGGGAGCCGGGTCCGCCAGGCATAACGTTGCCATCAAATGTTCCTGGACCTGCCGGTGCACCTGGTGCTCCTGGAAAAGACGGATGGCCTGGTTTACCTGGTGGACCTGGACCCGCCGGCCGAGTTGGACCCTCTGGAGGCGTGGGATCTGCAGGACGACCGGGGGGAAATGGATTTCCAGGGGCTCCTGGCCCAAAAGGTGAAGTTGGAAATCCTGGTATTAACGGCCAGTCTGGTAAAGATGGACTTAATGGCGCTCCAAGCACTAAACCTGGCCCAGTGGGACCCCAAGGACCTGTAGGACCACCAGGCTTTAATGGTGCTCCTGGGAAAGATGGTTCTTCTGGCTCACCAGGAGCTCCAGGTAAAGACGGACTTCCTGGCGGGCCCGGTTTACCAG GTGGACCTGGACAACCTGGTAAACAAGGCAAGGATGGACTTAATGGAGCCCCAGGGGTAGCTGGTCTTCCTGGTGGTCCTGGACCTGTAGGACCTCAAGGCAAACCAGGCGCTTCTGGTTTTCCTGGTGCACAAGGAAGTCCTGGGCCAGCTGGATCTGTTGGAAACTCTGGGCCTCAGGGTAAACCTGGCGCACCAGGCTTCCCCGGTAGCTCGGGTTCTCCAGGTCCCCAGGGGGGACAGGGACCTCCAGGAGGATTTGGGCCTCAAGGAAGACCCGGCACTCCTGGTGGCCCAGGACCTGCTGGCCCTGCAGGAGCTCCTGGTTCTCCCGGAAATATTGTTCAACCTCCTGCTTATAATGCACCTGGACAACAGCCTTCCTATCAAGCCACAGCTCAACAGCATTCATCCCATTCATTTCAATCTTTGCAACCCGCATATGGACGTTAG